One Aquamicrobium sp. genomic region harbors:
- a CDS encoding class I SAM-dependent methyltransferase yields the protein MNRLLQGVVERLVRIGNLTITDPDGTAHVFGDGTGEPIGILLRTHTAQSAIMLNPWLGVPEAYMEGELDIVEGDVLALLRLAYANIDAGADIPAWTKVFDNLRIGLRRLHQINTAGRARRNVQRHYNLSGDLYRLFLDSDMQYSCAYFERPDMTLEEAQLVKKRHLAAKLALEPGQRVLDIGCGWGGLGLYLARTMDAEVLGVTLSDEQHAVAVERARQEGLEGQARFEITDYRDIEDEFDRIVSVGMFEHVGINHYHTYFDKAARLLKRDGVMVLHSIGRSGPPAATDTFIRKYIFPGGYIPALSEVLPHIERAGLVVTDIEVLRLHYAETLRHWRERFMANREKAVDIYDERFARMWEFYLAGSEAAFRWQDMMVFQIQLARRNDTLPLTRGYIADNEKALATLEEKAAEPARPRKSGAPAKAG from the coding sequence ATGAACAGGCTGCTACAAGGCGTTGTCGAGCGTCTCGTGCGCATCGGCAACCTGACGATCACCGATCCTGACGGCACCGCCCACGTCTTCGGCGACGGCACGGGCGAGCCGATCGGCATCCTTCTGCGCACCCATACGGCGCAGAGCGCCATCATGCTCAATCCGTGGCTCGGCGTGCCGGAAGCCTATATGGAGGGCGAGCTCGACATCGTCGAGGGCGACGTGCTGGCGCTGCTGCGGCTCGCCTATGCCAACATCGACGCCGGAGCCGATATTCCCGCCTGGACGAAGGTGTTCGACAATCTGCGCATCGGCCTGCGCCGCCTGCACCAGATCAACACCGCCGGCCGCGCGCGGCGCAACGTCCAGCGCCACTACAATCTCTCGGGCGATCTATACCGGCTCTTCCTCGACAGCGACATGCAGTATTCCTGCGCCTATTTCGAGCGGCCGGACATGACGCTGGAGGAAGCGCAGCTCGTCAAGAAGCGGCACCTCGCCGCCAAGCTCGCGCTGGAACCCGGCCAGCGCGTGCTCGACATCGGTTGCGGCTGGGGCGGCCTCGGCCTCTACCTCGCCCGCACGATGGACGCCGAGGTGCTGGGCGTCACCCTTTCCGACGAGCAGCACGCGGTGGCGGTCGAGCGCGCCCGGCAGGAAGGGCTGGAGGGGCAGGCAAGGTTCGAAATCACCGACTATCGCGACATCGAGGACGAGTTCGACCGCATCGTCTCGGTCGGCATGTTCGAGCATGTCGGCATCAACCATTACCACACCTATTTCGACAAGGCGGCGCGGCTGCTGAAGCGCGACGGGGTGATGGTGCTGCATTCCATCGGCCGGTCGGGGCCGCCGGCCGCGACCGACACCTTCATCCGCAAATACATCTTTCCCGGCGGCTACATCCCGGCCCTTTCGGAGGTGCTGCCGCATATCGAGCGCGCGGGGCTCGTCGTCACCGACATCGAGGTCCTGCGCCTGCACTATGCCGAGACGCTGCGCCACTGGCGCGAGCGGTTCATGGCCAACCGGGAAAAGGCCGTCGATATCTACGACGAACGGTTCGCCCGGATGTGGGAGTTCTACCTCGCCGGCTCGGAAGCCGCGTTCCGCTGGCAGGACATGATGGTGTTCCAGATCCAGCTCGCGCGCCGCAACGACACGCTGCCGCTGACGCGCGGCTACATCGCCGACAACGAGAAGGCGCTGGCGACGCTCGAGGAAAAGGCGGCCGAGCCCGCGAGGCCGAGGAAAAGCGGCGCGCCGGCAAAGGCAGGCTGA
- the rplI gene encoding 50S ribosomal protein L9, translating to MDVILLERIARLGQIGDTVKVKDGFARNFLLPQGKALRANEANRKKFEGQRAQLEARNLERKTEAEKVAEKLDGRTFVIVRSAGETGQLYGSVSSRDIADLVTAEGISINRNQVELNHPIKTIGLTNVAIALHPEVEVTVTLNIARTAEEAERQAAGEKLDSAEAIYGDDINENARPDAFFDPDADGFAEEE from the coding sequence ATGGACGTCATTCTTCTCGAACGCATCGCCCGCCTCGGGCAGATCGGCGACACCGTCAAGGTCAAGGACGGCTTCGCCCGCAACTTCCTGCTGCCGCAGGGCAAGGCGCTGCGCGCCAACGAAGCCAACCGCAAGAAGTTCGAGGGCCAGCGCGCCCAGCTCGAGGCCCGCAACCTCGAGCGCAAGACCGAAGCCGAGAAGGTGGCCGAGAAGCTCGACGGCCGGACCTTCGTGATCGTGCGCTCCGCCGGCGAGACCGGCCAGCTCTACGGCTCGGTGTCGAGCCGCGACATCGCCGATCTGGTGACGGCGGAAGGCATCTCGATCAACCGCAACCAGGTCGAGCTCAACCACCCGATCAAGACCATCGGCCTGACCAATGTGGCGATCGCGCTGCACCCCGAGGTCGAGGTGACGGTGACGCTGAACATCGCCCGCACCGCCGAGGAAGCCGAGCGCCAGGCTGCCGGCGAGAAGCTCGACTCGGCCGAGGCGATCTATGGCGACGACATCAACGAGAACGCCCGCCCGGACGCCTTCTTCGATCCGGACGCGGACGGCTTCGCCGAGGAGGAATAA